Below is a genomic region from Anabas testudineus chromosome 13, fAnaTes1.2, whole genome shotgun sequence.
ACCAATgttttatatacacacacacacctaattgAATAATAGTGTTAAAGAAGGGTCAGCAGGAATTTCTGTTCAGGGTTGAGTTGTTCTCACCTTAAGCAGGTCAGTGCCAGTGGCCTGCTGGCTCGCAGCTTCCTTAGCTGAGTCACTGTGGGGATGAACCATGTGGAATAAAGATACTAGGCTCACAGCGTCCTGGAATCTGGaaacatggacacaaacacactaaggTTTTAGGTCAGAGCCTTTTGCCAGCAGGTACACTAACAGGGTGTGGCAATGGCGTAACCATCTCTACTTACAATCACCTCAAAAGAAAGACATTAAAGTCCGACCTTCCAGGTTGGGCACCAATTATCaaaaccttttctctttcttattttaaacacacaaacacacacacacagacacaaactcacaGCTCTCGATTCAGCATGTCCACTATGAGGCCATCCACTCTGCGAGCATTGGCCAGGTACCAAGCCATGCCTCCAAAGTGTCTGGTGGAGCGCAGCAGCTCATATTTTCCGTGCTTTTCCAAATCTTCATAAGTGGCTGTATGTATCTACATATAAGGCACATGCACATGAAGACAGTCAATACAGAGCCAAACATGATCTTGAAGATACCAAGCACAGTATTCTTCACATCCACACACTAGCCCTTCCATTTTACATTCATATCAGGTTGcattacaaaaatacagaaacgGATACATGTCATGATTTATCAGACTCCATACACTCCATACACATTTTTCAGTGGAGTTGGTGATCAGGTCAGAATAACAAGAAGTTCAATGTCATCTTACCCTGACGTATTCTGAAGAGTCTGGTTCAAATTGGACCAGACACAAGTCCAACGCATCCTCGTGCCGGTCCTGAGAAAACACCATCTAATAGAGAAAAAGAAGTATTAATAATAAGTATCGGACCTGACAATGTGTAATTTATGTTCctaatgttaaataaatctgtgtCAAATACCCTGGCACGTCAAAAGGACAATAACAACAAGAGACAAGGGGAAATAAACAGGACAGAATCAGAGCAGGAGAGGAACTGTACTGTTTCAATAACTTACAAGATTTTACCCCTAGTATCATTTGTCAGGCTCAGTTTCTCCATATTGAAACACATACAGTTAAGTGCAAGTATTGAGCAAACACTTATTTGATTAACGGTACATTTTTGcggtggtgtttttttttttttttttttttaatccacaaaAGTAAATCACATCAGATCCTCTGGTTAAACAACAAATTAGGCAAAGACCAGGAATGTAGAAAGCCTCTAATGTTTCAGCCAATTCATTAGACCTTCCTTTTCATACCTTGAGGTTCTCCTCCTTGAAGATGAGAGGTGCAGTGAGTTTGCGTCCTTCCTTGGGGAAGTAAGTCTGAACgagcctgtctctctcctcccagGTTGCCTTTCTAAGAATCCCGTTGGGCTCCCGTACAACAATAAACCTCtcctgagagaaaaaaaacattacatataGTATGTAGGTAAAAGAATTAAGATGGGATGCAATAAAGTCCTGTATCCAATAACAAAGTATGCAACTAAATTAAtcaagttaaaaacacaaataaaatcttCATGTTATAGCTTCGGCTAATGCTATAAACAGTTTTATATGTCTTCAATACAAAACATCATGTGCCTACCCTGTGTGGGATGTTGTACGTGATGTCTGTGAATGTATATTTGGCTGTGTCCAACCCATCCAGGAACGTATCCTCAGACAACACGTCATTGATGGGTTTCCTCTCTGGCAGCACAGGGGgcatctgcagcagcttcttAGCCTGCTCTTTAGCCAACTCGACCGCCTGGAAACACACAGGGGACTGGATGAAACAGGTGTCCCTGGGTTGTATTTGTGTGAATGAAAGGGTATATTATGTGTGCTTAAAAGCCACCTGCTCTAGTTGTTCATCAGTCATGAGTTTATATGTGGGTGGTTTCAACTCCTGTTTAATCGGTCTGAACACTTTGTGCAGATCAAGGCCTGTTATCCTGGTGAGGATGTCTTGAACAGCCGGATCTGTGAACTGAAGCTTTGGGTTGTCTGTGGAGAAAATGGCACTAGTTAATTGCTTGTACAAACTATAGACCCACGCATAGTCCTCACTAACATTGCCGTGAATACTGTCATGTTCATCTGTAGCTGCCTGCTTTATCTACAAAAGCTACAATAACAACACGACATGTCTTAAAGTCATAAAGCTTCCTAAATGTTTGCAGCGCCGCTTTACATCATGGCATGCAAAGTAAAACAGCACCTACTGAGCTTAATGTATTTGTTGGCGAGAACCACGCATTTAGTTGGCATTTCGATACAAAGTCGACAAAACATGGACACCTGCAAAGCCGAATTTACAGAAACACTCTAAAGATTTGTAAAACACTTGCTTTTTCTCCCTAGAATGTATGTATCCCTATCAGGTGCTTAGGCAAGTTTAGACTACGTAGATCTGTTAAGTGAGTCTGGTATCCGCGCAATGAGTATGGAGCCTGAAGTAACATGCTACAAGGTCAGTGTCACAATTAAGAAAATTATTCAGCCAAAATTATATCAATACTATTATAACATACCGCTGTCTTGTGCTCCACTACAAAACGTCCTGACACTACATTTAACCAACAATTGCTTGCTCTTTTGGACATTCTTCACGCAGGTGTAGCTGCGAAACAAGCACCGTGCCGTACCGAGCGCCGCCATGTTTGTTATGACCTCATCAAGGCGACGTGACCTTTCAACTTAAAGCTGAACAGCCAAGTAGTCTTGGGATTTGTAGTGCAGCCGCAATATTTGATTTgttaatttttcttttcctcgGCTAATGATGGGGAATTTTAATATGTAATTGACAAAACAATCAAATTAAGAAgcaaaaatatatgttttttcagtgttgcACTgcgttttttttattttttttttttgtaaggcTTTAGAAAAACTCCATTAACAACATAAGTAAACATGTTAatataggtaaaaaaaaaaaatgaaatttttAAAGACACATATAACCAAAAACTACCAAAGAAGAACAGATAATACGGCTAAAATCAAAATAATTCTTAATGAATTCTTTAAATGTAGGCTATATTTAACCTTTATCAAAGATATAGATTACtatttcttaattttctttaatCAGACTGCCTCAGTTAATCTATATTTGGATGGTACAACCATtagttaatatttttataacaaTGTTGAAGAATTCATTGCAATCCTAGTTTGATCACCAGGTGGCACTATGCAACCATTTATCCTGGATAATACCTGCACCAAAAGACCAGGCGTTAATATTGGGCCTTCTCTAGCTCTCAGTGAGGACAGTGAGACATGATGCCCATTTAAACACGATGTTTCCATTAAAGTCAGAGTCTTCTCCGTCTATCTTTGATATGTGGCCTAGCCTACACACATTCCTAACTTGTCATTACACTGTGTTCTTCAGCTGGCTGATAACTGTATAATCTGTCTGGTTGATTAGAGGTTACACActcttaaaaaaacacacgtGTTACATTCACTTATGTGAAGacgttttttattttctctcattttcttaaGCATACTCTATGTGACAAAAATAAGTATTAATGTGGTAATGAATTTTTACCCACAATGATATTTGCTCAATCCTCCATACACGCtacatgtgtcagtgtttgagATGTGAAACTGTTGCCGTCTTGCTACCactttatatgtttaaaaataaatttaacacGAAAGAAACTGCAAACCAGTAAATGGCGCTCTTAAAGTTTCAGCACTGAGTCATTTACACATAAAACTGAACCACATGTTATCAGAGTGCTTCATCCAaccttaacaaaaaaaaaaaaaaaaaaaagatttccatCAGCAGAAACTAACATGACGATATAGCTGAGAAAGAGACATTCTGACTGGAAGTGTTGGACTTAGCACTTTTTTCATGGAGCAAGGCTACTGCAAAACTAAAAATTTTAGGTTAAAAAGGTACGTTTTTAGGTggtagttttatttatttatttattttagttttagaacAGCATTATggttatattattataactgtgtctacagtatatttgaAATTCAACCTTAACTACTATTATTTATTCTCAGTCGCCCTTGTGACAAGGTGGCTTTGCAAACTGCTATTATTAGTCCACCATATGACACTGATATTATATATCAAGTAAAAAAGATTACTGATATATCCTTCTCCGGTAGAAGTAAATACTTTAACAAGAATTGAGATCAATCATGATAAAACCCACACATCCACCATTAGTTATATGGTTGCAGAGAAAGGCCCAATGTGTCTCTCTGACTCATTTCAGTGTTAATCAACCTTACTGTATCGCCCCCAAAAATtacttatatacatataaacgTAAAAGTGAGTTTGAATTGGCATTATGTGATATGTAATTACTGGTAAATGATAATTCTCTCTTATACATTTGATAGTTTTGTTACTGCCAGCGAATTCTTTGAAAAGGCTTAAAACGAATAATGTGTCAGTCAATGTCTCAGTACTTTCCAACTTTCCTATTCTCTCTGTGGCTCTTAGCTCCAAGCTCATTCATTCCCACTGGCAACGGAAATCTTTCAAAACAAGTCCAGCACTCTGAATATACATAAGTAATTTTCCAAAACAGTGCACTGTAGTAAACCTACTCAAGACTGGCACATGAGGGGAAACTGCTTTTACAATACTACTAATGAAGATGTTACTCAGtgtaacagtgttttaataGACAGACAACGATGACTCTGTAGCTAGAAGGAATGTAGTTTTGAATCCAGTTTAAGCTGCACAGGCAATGTTTGatagaaagataaataaattgtttggatttgtttttgttttccctcgTTCTCCctcagcacacacatgcactaagTACAGTCCAGTAGTCACAAGCTCCTAACATGCCACAATCCACAAACCCAAAAAAGCAGCCATCACCACATAACCCTAGACACCATTGATAAAACCTCATGTGCCAAGCACAAACCCTTCCTCCAGGATCTTGTTTCCCCTCTCCTCCAGCCTCCCCCttcctctcctgcctcctccGGACCCTGACTCCCTCACTAATCTGCAGCAGGATTTAGATATTAGGCCGACAGTTGGAGGCGTGGCTCGGTTGGTAATGAGGTGAGCAGTGGCAGCGAGTCCGGAGGCCCAGACACCGACAAAACGATGTGAGGATTGAGCTGTAAGAGGCCCCTACACAACCAGATGTACACAGCTGTCACACTGCTGACAGAAAGTAATCCTGCGACCCCAGCCCACTgccagagagtgagagagagagacaggattAGTGTCTCTACTGAGGAGGTTTAAACGACTGCAAATAGTTGTGTTTCCAATCCATTTATCTgcctcactgtctgtctgtatgcACATATGCCGTTGCTCTTTTGCAGGAGGGCGAGTGTGAACTTCTAAGTGATCCTAAAGTGGCACTTAGCTTCAGCTCCCAGgtatgaaatgtgaaatgttctgTGCTGAATTGGAATTTCCGTTTACCTCCTGAACGCAGTTTGAATTGACCCTGAAGAGCACAGGCAGTCgcacacgcgcgcgcgcacacacacacacacacacacacacacacactgtttttctgAATACTGCCAGCGAGGACACACTACTGTTTTATTGCAGTGAAATAGAACAAGAAACTGGTGTATTTGGCATTTAATACTCTGCTaagcacaaattaaatttactttACATTCGTAGTCAACCCACACTTCAGAGACTGCTCCAGCTAGAGTTTCTACTGCACTACTAAAATCAACTCAAACCTAATTCCAGAAGCAAAATTCAACATATATGTTAAATTAATACTAATTACATAAGCAACTTGTAAAAGAGCATTCTGCCTTGTGTTAAATTTTGTTATGTGAAGCAAATTTTGCTTGCCTGTTATTTTACTCAACTATCATTTAGAATCTGAGAATTTTAGTTGACAGTCAATAGTTTGAGTATAAAAGTGTATGTCAGCGTGACTGGGAGCTGCAGGAAGCTGAGAGACGAAATCTGAGCATAGAAGAGGGGCTGgatgggggtggaggggttTAAGGGAAGACGGGATGCAGTGGTGGGCCAGTAGGTGGGTGGGTGAATAGGTGAGCAGCAGTGGTAGTGGGGCACTCTGGGAATGACTCGCCACATATGTTTATTTAGCTTTCTGCACGGTGGACGGAGAACGGGTTCAGAGCAGGGTGAAAcggaaaggtgtgtgtgtgtgtgtgtgtgtgtctgtgtgtgtgtgtgtgtatgtgtgtgtatgtgtgtaagagGATGTCCATTCTCAAACAAGGCGACTATCAAATATGTAGGACttgatggaaaaaaatgtttcaaacttGTCATTGTGAACATTGTTTCTATCTGTGTTCCATCTCATTGTTATGAGATATACTGGAAATGTTCCTCAGTTAATCTCAGTTAAGTCAGTTATTcttatagttatagttatattGGGTTTTTGGATTTTGGAGATGTGTACTTTTGTAgacatttgctttatttaatttttgagGCGTCATATACtccactgtaaaaataataataatttgagttactttactggagtatttccagtttttgttacttctacttttactccactgcaaATAATAGGAAGCTGCTGAACTTTAACtccactttacttttactttttgcagATTTCAGCatagtactgtatattttcttttattagctaacttacaaacatacaaaaacatgatGTGGTTTCCCTTGGCTAACGTTTAAGTCTGTGGCAAAATACAGACATTACTATAAGGAGCTTGTTATTACATCATGAACCTTTGTTGTCACTAGCAAGTAATTTTCATGAGTTTACAAAAAGTCATGAAGgtcataaaattaaattaaaaaacagtttcttcttATAGATGGTTGTGGGGTTAACTACAGTAGTCTATATGTGaactcacaaaaacattaaaaagggGGTTTTTATGTGATaatacataaacaaattatttattatttataacacagttgacagtttgtttgtttttttgtttgtttgttatattGAAATTAATTTTGATCATAGAAATTccctttgtgtatgtgtatgtagaCCCGAGCTTTGGTGTCATACTCATTTGCTGAAATGTGAGCTCCTCACATGGGGACGGAGGGTCCCAGGAGGTTAGGAATAATAAGACTCCTGGTACATAAATGTTATGTAATACCATTTCTCATGTGTAGTCAGTcacactagtttctttttctttttcctaattAGAcctatttacatttataatgcaTTTCTATATTTCAAGAAGTGGGATTTTATTAGTGTTGTATGTATGTAGCTTCTCAAAGAagatctatgtgtgtgtgtgtgtgtgtgtgtgtgtgtgtgtgtgtgtgtgtgtgtgtgtgtgtgtgtgtgtgtgtgtgtgtgtgtgtgtgtgtgtgtgtgtgtgtgtgggtgtgtgcacctgtgtgcAAGCTGTTGTGGCTTCAGTGAATACTCAAGGCCAGTCCTATTTGCCTCCTCCTCCCAGTCTTTGAAGAGGAATGAGGATGGGAGAGGAGACAGATAGGAGGCCAGAGGATACGCAGCGATAGGAGAAAtgagggggagacagaggagaggagtaaGAGAGAGGGGCAGAGGGCACAGTGACATTAAATCCAAGGGCCTAAACTCCATCTAAAACCAACTTCAGTTCAGGAACTGAGAATCTCAAAGTAGGGAGAAAGGTTGCAGTTGCATgaaaataacttataatatatacatatactataatttttattcattctttttctctctcaccacTGTGTATTCAATTTCCCTACTGGATATGTAATTTCTTGAAATCTTCAATTTGAaagctgtttttactttaatggaCCGAACTTGTTCTTTGTGAAATAAGGTAAAAgttgttataatttgttgtgaTAATATTACTAAATGTTTCTCTTGAACAAAATAACATGGGAGCTTATGGCCTGCAAATTGTCCTGCAGTTTGAACAAGTGTGAAAGACTAAAGGAAGGAATCAGACAGAGTTTTATATAGTGTGTAGTATTTGTATACACTTGTGTGTCAGAAAGTCATGCAGGTGATGGGAACGCTGAGGTCACCTGCACTTTCTGACCTTCACTGACCTCCATCCATCTGTTTTATCTATCTATTTCCTGATTCTAGCCTCCCAGAAAACACCTCTGCATCATACCAGAAACAGCATAAAAAAGATTTAGGTTACCTTTGGTGGCTGTTGCTGTTATTAAGCTATTACAGACATCTCAGAGGTGAACTGTATTCAATTTCTTCACATAAGAAGGTTTTGATGATCTGCCTGATTATCTGACCTTTTGTTTCTTGCCCCGGTCAGACtttattgtaataattttgCCTTATTGCCACATCTCAGTAATGACTTTGGTGACCTAATATGATTATAATTCACAGAAATTATGGCTGTAACTCCAAAAAAACGACACTTGTAAGAAAAGGAGATATGCTCACAAATGCACtgttacacacatgcactaacTAACCTGACTTGAGCCTCCCTTTCATCCTCCACAATCCCCCCCGCCAGCTCAAGCTGAAAGGCAAACCAACACTaacccacacacacctctgctgcATTTGTTTCCAACTAACCCCCAGCCGGCCGAGGTTTACGGGGGTTTACATGCAATGTGAGAAGCAGCACACACTCTTGTACACCTTAGCCCCCCCACCACATTCCCTCttactttgttatttttataattcaGGATCGGGGTGAGTAAGAGATGGGGTGACATGAGGAGTGTGGCACTGATAAGGTAGCTAATACCCAGCTttttaaaaggtcaaaggtcaccttTGCTTGACTGGGTGGGTTGGTATGTTAGCTGGGATGTTGGGTGTAGGGGTgtctttcacagtttgatgtttagcaataaaagaaaaaataaaggtaaaagCTGCAGAGGGAAAATGGTTTACCCAGTGAGTTTAGTGTCCCAGAGGAACAGGAAATCCAATGGGATCAGTCTTCTGATCTGCCGCAGCactcaaacaacacacactcacgcagaCACACTTGCTACAACTAAATCAGCCTGTTGATTGAGCCGGACTCTAATTTTAGCCACAGGCCCCCAGCTCCCTAACAGTAGCCCTTTGCATCCTGGGTCCGGTTGGGAATAGGCGGAAGAAAAGGTGATTAATAACTGTCATGTCTGTCACGGCAGAGTCGCACACACAAGGGGAGGGTCTGCGGCACAGTGCTGTGGGGGAAATGGGATTACACGCGAGATGCtaacagctgttgttgtttgttacaGGTCGGTTATATAGTCCCCTCCCTCCAAGATATTTCAGTTTAATCAACATGCAGATaataacacagacaaataacaaTATATTAGAGGGTCAGATTAAACTTCACTGAGAAGACAGGAAGGTGTAGACACGTAGAGAAAATAAGCATGATGCAAATTCAAAGGGTCACTGAAGCCAAATAACAATTTGTTTcatgtgtgattttaaattaaagttttcattctgatataaaaatatatatattataaataaacatcattattattatgctcTCTTTATTAATGTGCCTCCACAGTCACACTGAGCTGGAGTGACTATCTTATACACAGGATGAACCACTAGAGGGCATCAGGTCTGAGGGCTGTGGGTGACAAAACAACCGTGTTCACCAGGTCACCATAATAACTTCAGGCTGgttcaaaaatatatttctctAAGTTATCCCACCTTGGAGTGTCTGAGagtgttatattttttttttatatgaaagTTTGACAGCGCTAGTATTAAATAATTTCTTTCTAAAATAATGTCTGTTGGGTTAAATGTAAAAAGTCAACCTCATAAACAAAAGCTGGTGTTTGGAATTAGTTCCATTAAAACTATTTCGACTGGGCAGAGTGTATAGTTAGGACAAGCGTGTTTGTAGATTTTCTACCGTTCATAATAGTGATGAATGTTTAACCATTACCGTGTTTAAGTGTAATGCCACAAGCTATTTCACACTCTTTCACTGTGTACTCCATATTGTGCATTTACATCACTCAGgcactccttctctctctcgcacacaccAAGACACTCTACACTCCTATATTATATTGCTTGTCAGTGCGGTGCAGAAGGGTTTAATCTTAATTAGCAGCCAACATTACAGATGTTTAGATGTGTCTGTCAGCACCAATCACTTAGAGCTTAGCTGGTTTTAAAGAAATCAGCAGCAGTTGACCTTGTTCCTCGGATGATTACCCAGTTAACACCTGTTAATTCTTCTACAGGTAAACTCCTGaagaaaatgctgcagattGGCAACAAGGACGACTTTGAAATGTGCATAAGACACTAAATTATTCGAAGTGGATAGTGTGCATGCAGTGCAGCATGCAAGTGGGTGTGTAGGTCCATCTATGTGAGTGACCTAAGCCTGTCCACCACGCTGCATCTCCGGCCCTGGAGACTGTGTATCCTCTTGTGTGTGGGAGGTTCCAGGCGTTTGATGTGGCTAACAgtcacctcctctctccctcaggCCTCAGATCAGTGGCCCAGGCCCGTGTGGGTCAGTCCAGCGATGGTCAGCTGCCAAATCCACTGGTCAGGCTCTTCTCAGTCACATGACCCAGGTCACGTGACCCAGTGGGGGCAGCCAATGGTGTTGCTGCCCTTGCCTCTTCATGCGGTGGGAAAACATTCCAACAGCTGGCCTCGGACAGTTCCAGAAACATCTGCAACGTCCACCACTGATGagaatcccccccccccccccccccccccccctgctgGAGAACACAATCTTATGATAACAGAGTTGGCGGATTAGGGTGATATTGAAAGGCTGCATTTTTCTTTAGTATCCACTGCTTCTGTGTCCCATGATGCATTTCAGAAAGGTTGTGGGAGAGCATAAAGTTTTCTGAGTCTCagtgtgtgggtatgtgtgtgtgctcgagTGCTCTGCATAGCCTTTGACATATTGTTAATTTGAGGAATGTTTGAAGTATGATGCAACATCAGCTGCTCTCACTTAGCTTTGAGCTGCGATCCTTCGGTCCCCTCCGGTCTCAAATTACCACCAAGGCAACATTAGTACCAcactgtttatgtgtgtgtcagtcctagaaaaaaatgctttaaaagccctgttaatgttgttaataCTGTAACATGCATTCCTTATGAGATCCATCTTAAGGTGTTTATTTAAAGTGACACAAATTTAGGGCCAATCCAAATTTCTAAATCCAAAATGTGGAATAGATAAGATCCATATCTGTTTTGGAAATGTGTGCCTGGACAGTGTGCTGAGGCTCCGGTCAGGGGCTGTTATTGATAATATTCAGTTGAGTTTTGTGCATAGCTTCTTTGTTGTGATATGGATAAGTGgtttgaataaaatgttattttcctaATTTTCCAAAATCTGTTCGTGTAACTGTGTGGCAGAGATCATTTTGTTTCCACTgggtttcatttgtttctgttttttataataaagaGGAAGGCCTTTAACTTAAACTATTCATCCTCTTGTCATGAGGTAATATGAAGGGTTTTTGTTATCTCTGATTGCAAGCAAAGCCTCAGATGCCCCTTTGTCACTATGAAATTATGATTAGCTGTACATTCAGTTCTaggaagacaaagaaaggtGTTTGTGCCGAATCTACCCTTAACTTTACCTCTGAGTCATGGAAGACATTGCCTTCTCATTCACATTCTCTTCCTTCCACATGTTGCTTCTTTCATGCTCATAACTTTCCTTCGTACTTGAgctcatttgttcatttatctCTTGAGTTGGCTGCTATCGGTTCTCATCTTTTTGACAGTTACCATTGGTTCCCTGCCAGCTTTTCAGCATAAGTATCAGGGTTTGGAGTTTTACATGAACAGCATTACTGCTGATGCTGAAGCTTGATAAACAACGAGGACAGGATTTACGGCGCCTCTATAAACTGGCCGTGGCTGCAGACGGGACTTCAGGTAGAACAGCCCTGAGTTTCACTCAGAGTTGTTGTGCATATACACATTTGCATGGCAAAACTCCATGAAGTTTCTGTTGGAGTTACATAGCAAGTTGATCAGAAAAGTAGCATGTATGATGTTATTATTAGTGTTTGCTGATTGACTGACTGCTTGTTGACAGTTGAATAATTAGGACTGATGAATTAATGTTATCGATCAGTATAGTGAGTTTAATTACACCAGGACACTGATATGTGTGACAATATGTTTTTGCCAATTCCAAACATGTCCGAGTTTACTGACAGCattattagaaaatataaaaaaataatatataaaatatgtattttcaaatataaaaataagagATGAATAAAAGACAATAATTAATCTATTTTATATACAGATTATAAAaaatttaaaggtaaaaaaacacatttttcagatAGCAGATATAAAAAGATAGGTTCACAATTTGTAGGTCTGTCCTAAAACAACAGTCAGGCGCCCATATGGACATATTGTATGTCCAAGTTTTGCTCGCCGTAATCCCTTAGATCCCTCAGATCCCCTTTCTAATGTGTTTTCAATTGAAGCAATACTGGAAAATCCACAGTCATCTTTTggtgcaaaaatgttttattcaaaatttgaatttcaatttgaaatgaaGTGAAGCCACTGTAAGTCCTCAGCAGAGGCCGTTTGGTATAAAACGTCCTATTTATGGTTTCTGGTGTTTCTCTGTTTAGCCATATTTGAGGGTTAGGAATAAAAATAGGGAAttacaacagaaaatgtaagTTTGAAAGATATTGAATAGATTTTTTATATCACTGAAGGCTTTTATTAAATTCAGATTCATTTTTGAATACACTAAAAAATAGAGTGCGGATTTTGGCCGGTATGAGTTGGAGCAACAAGCAAACCTGTGTCATGAGCACATGAGCTAGAAATACTGTGACCATTATCGGTAGTTTaaaagagacaacaaacactGGGAGATAAAATATACTTTTGCAAAACAATTTT
It encodes:
- the mrps22 gene encoding 28S ribosomal protein S22, mitochondrial — its product is MAALGTARCLFRSYTCVKNVQKSKQLLVKCSVRTFCSGAQDSDNPKLQFTDPAVQDILTRITGLDLHKVFRPIKQELKPPTYKLMTDEQLEQAVELAKEQAKKLLQMPPVLPERKPINDVLSEDTFLDGLDTAKYTFTDITYNIPHRERFIVVREPNGILRKATWEERDRLVQTYFPKEGRKLTAPLIFKEENLKMVFSQDRHEDALDLCLVQFEPDSSEYVRIHTATYEDLEKHGKYELLRSTRHFGGMAWYLANARRVDGLIVDMLNRELFQDAVSLVSLFHMVHPHSDSAKEAASQQATGTDLLKIYAQKESQRSGYIELALQAYEQTAAKSPAA